Sequence from the Victivallis lenta genome:
ACAACCCGGTCGCCGGCATAAAGAATTTTGTAAGGCGGCGCGGCAACCGGCCGGAGCTTCCTTTCAATGAGATCATAGACTTTGTTATTCGCCTGGGCCGCGGCATCGGTGAGCACTTTGTACGGACGGTCGCAGATGTTGAAAAGTCCGGTATTGAAGCGTTCTTCATAGAAACTGCTCCAGCCGCGTCCGGTATTGGATTCATCGAGCAGACAGAACCACTGCACACCGACAACACCGGGAGTTGCGGCGGCATTTTCGACATAGCGCCGGTATTGCGCCGCGCGTTCCTGCTGATTCTTCACATTGCGTACTCCGAAGAGTCCCTGCTCAGGACTGCCGAAGCTCCATTCGGAAAGCATCACAGGTTTGGCGCTGACAGCGGTCATATGCGCCACTTCCTTCGGCAGATAACCGTTGGTGTAATAGTTTGCGCTGAAAATATCACAGTGTTTTCCCATGGCTCTGATGACCCGGTCATAGCGGATCAGATGCGGCAGGATGCGTTCACCGAGATAGAGATGGTCGGGATCGACCTTCTTCAACGTCTTGGAAATGAGTGCAAAATAAGCATCCCAGTAAAATTCTTCAAATGCTTCAAGATCCTGTTTTGCCTCAGGAGTCCTGGCTTTCAGAACTGTTGTCGCGATCGCGCTGAAATCGGCGAAAGAGGTTTCCCAGTTTTTGTTGAACTGCGCGATTTTGCTGTTATAACGCTGTTTCATCCATTCGCTCATTTTCTTTTTGGCCGGAATGTTTCCGGTATTTTCCAGAAGCTGCTGCATGACCTGCGGGTAATTGACTTCATTTTCGGTATAATATCCGATCAATGCAGGATTTTTGAGAAAGGATTTTGTCCGTGCGGCAAACTCTTTTTCGAGCAGTTCGGCGTTTTGCGGCGCAAAGGGATCGATATGCCGATCGTTTCCGACCAGCGCGAAACCTTTTTTCCAGTAATGTTCCAGACACTTGGTGAACGCAAAACCAAGTTTATCGTTACCTTCAAAAACTTGCGTAAATTCGCCAAACGCATTGAATCCGAGATGCCTGAGACGTGTCACGATCTCTTTTTGCCACGCAACTTCATCATAGGAGCCATGCTTGCGGATCCAGTTCGCCAAATAGAACGAAACCGAATTTCCCCAGCGCGCCTGCTTGAATTTGCTGTCGGCGGTCGGGAGCCATTCATAAAGCTCCTCGCGTCCCTTGACCGGCGTGAACTCATTGCCCGGCATGGAGCTGCATACGCCGAGATGGAAATAGAGATTTCCCTCTGGATCGACGAGCATGATGCGGCCATTCAAAGCGGCGACTTTTTCCAGATGGAAAAATCCGGTTGCCGTCAAACCGTATTTTTCCCGCGATCCCGGCAGACTGCCGTAAAAAGTACGCTCCGGAATCGGGAAGGAGTCATAATACGCCTTGTCTTTCGCCATATCGGCTTTCAGCTCCTCTTCAGACCGGACCTTTTCCGGGAATTCAAGATCGACGAACTGTCCGAAACGGTCGATCTGAAACTCTGCGCTGCTCAAAACAGCAGCAAAGGCAGATATTCCGAATAACAGAAGTGCTTTCTTCATGTTCATTATTTTCCTTTTTCCTTTACAATGGATTCGTCAATGCTGACTTTTTTCTCGATCAGGTCATAAACACGGCTGTTGGATTCCGCCGCCGCATTGCAAAGCTCTTTGTACGGACGGTCGCATATATTGAACAACCCGGTGTTGAGCCGCTCGCCGTTGTAATCATTGAACCCGCGTCCGGTGAGAGCTTCATCAATGAGACAGAACCACTGTGTGCCGATCACATTCCGGTCGGCTGCGGACTGTTCGGCGTAAAGCCGGAAACGCTTCGCACGCTCTTTCTGGTCGGCAACGTTGACGACACCGGGCAATCCCTGCTCCCGGCAGCCGTAGTTCCATTCGGAAAGAATGATCGGGCGTCCGGTGAGATTCGCCAGTTTCTGAATCATTTCCGGGTCATAATGTTCTGTGTAGTAATTGGCGCTGAAGACATCGCAATATTTCCCCATGATCCGATTCACCAGATCATTGTGAAGCTGGTTGGTGTGAATGCGTTCCCCGAGATAAAGATGATCGGGATCGACCTTTTTGAGTGTCGTGGAGACAAGCCTGAAATAAGTATCCCAGTAAAATTCCTCAAAGAAAGCCAGCGCTTTTTTTGCTTCCGGCGTTTTCGCTTCCAAAGCGGTTGTCGCAATCCGATCGAAACCGGCAAGCGAGATGTTCCACTCTTTGTTGAAGATCGCAATATTGTTCTTGTAATACTCCTGCATCTTCCGGGCAAACTCCTGCTTGGCGGAAAAGGTATCGCTCCGCTTGAGCATCTGCGGCATCACCTCATGATAGAAAACCTCGTTTTCGGTATAAAATCCGATCAGTCCCGGATCATTGAAATAGGACTTCACGCGGCTTGCAAACTCTTTTTCGAGGAGCACGGCATTTTGGGGATCAAAAGGATCAATCGAACGCCCGGCAGTGATGGAGAATCCTTTTTTCCAGTAATGCTCAAGACACTTGGTATAGGCAAATCCGAGTTTATCATTGCCGGGGAAAATCTGCGAGAACTCCCCGTAACCATTGAAGCCGAGCCGCCGCAGACGTTCCACGATCGTTTTCTGCCACTTAACCTCATCATAAGAGCCGTATTTGCGGATCCAGTTGGCCAGATAGAACGATGCGGCTTTCGCCCAGCGTGCCTGCCTGAAATCACTATCGGCAGTCGGCAGCCATTCATAGAGCTCTTCGCGCCCTTTGACCGTGGTGAATTCATTGCCCGGCATCATACTGCAGACGCCAAGGTGAAAATAGAGGTTGCCTTCCGGATCGACCAGCATGACGCGACCATCGAGTTCTTCAATCTTTTCGAGGTGGAAAAATCCGGTTCTGGTCAGATTGTATTTCTCTTTTGAACCCGGCAAACCGCCGTAGTAAGTGCGTTCGGGGATCGTGAAAGATGTATAATATACATTGTGTGCATCGACATCAGCTTTCAGCTCCGCATCGGAAGTGATCTTATCCGGAAACTCCAGCCCGACGGCCTGCCCGTAACGGTCAACTTTAAATTCCGCGCTGTTCAAAACGACAGAAAACACCGCGAGAAAAAGCGCCAAAACTGTCTTTGAAAGATTCATTTTTATCTTCCCGGTTGCATCAGTTTTCCAAGACCATCTGCCCCCAGAAATCGCGGCAGCAGTAGTTTTCCTCAAGCCCGTTCCAGACGAGCTTGTCGCCGCGTTCGTCGTTCTGTGCAGTACTCAGCACAACAGCAGTATCGAAGCGGAGACGTACACCGGCTTCCGGCTTGATGCCCAGCTCTTTCCATGGAACAGCGAGTTCCATGCTCCAGCTTTTCCCGTCGGCGGAAACCCGGCATAACCGCAACGGCACTTGAGCTTTATGCAGTGTCGCGCCGTTGACGCACCACAAGTATCCGGGATCATTTCCGGGGGTGGCGCGCACCAGCAGCTGACGGTCGCCGGGTTGCATTCTGCCGGTCGAAGTCAGATCGGTTCCAAAAAAGAGTTCGATTCCGTCTCCGAGACAGACATGACGCTTATGATTGTTTGTCGCAGGAGTCGTATCCGGCACGGTATAAAGGATATAAAGGTAATTTTCATCCCATCCGCAAATGAAGTCTGCGGTATTTCCTGTTTTTCCGTCGACCGACCGGCGGAGCACTTCGCCGGGACGGCCCGGATATTTGGCGCGGTTGCCGTCGATCTTCGCACCCGGTTTGACCTTGCCGACCGTAAGAACATATTTTTCGGCGCGGATCGCTTTAGCTTGCGAAAGTTCTGGCGGCGTAGCCTTGCCTTCAATCAGATCATAGGTCAGATTGTTGGATTTTGCCGCGTGTGTGATAAAAGTCTTGTACGGGCGGTCGCAAACATTGACGAAGCCGAGGTTGAAACGTTCGCCGTTGAAATCCTCCCAACCGCGTCCGGTGTTGGATTCGTCAAGCAGCGCAAAGTACTGGTGGCCGATCACATAGGGCGAGGCAGCGGCATTTTCGGCGTAACGGCTGTACGCTTTGCCGCGCTCTTCTTGATTTTCCACATTACGGACGCCGAAAAGCCCCTGCTCCGGCGAACCGTAACTCCATTCGGAAAGCAGAAGCGGGCGGCCGCTGAGTTCAGCCAGACGTTTGATTTCATCGTGCGAAAATTCATCGGTGTAGTAATTGATGCTGAAAATATCGCAGTATTTCCCCATCGCCTTGATGACGGCGGAGTTGTAGGTCTGCCCAATGAGCATGCGTTCGCCCAGGAACAGATGGTCGGGGTCGATCTTTTTGAGTGTTCCGGCAAGCAGTTTGTAGAATGCGTCGAAAAACACTTCTTCAAATGCCGCCGCATCGGAGTTCGCCGCGGGAGTATTCGCCGCCAGCGAAGCGGCGGCAACCTCATCGAACGAAGCAAAACTGCTCTGCCAGTTCCGGTTGAATGCGGCAATGTCGTTTTTGTAACGGTCGCGCATCAGCGAAACGAAACGTTCTTTCGCCGGAGAAGATTTTTCCGAGGCGAGCAGATCGGTGATGACACTGCTGTAAAAGCGTTCGTTTTCGGTGTAATAGCCGATCAATTCGGGTTTGCCGATATATTTTTTCATTTTTTGGGCAAAGACTTTTTCCAGCAGCCCGGCGTTGTACGGGTCAAAGGGATCGATGAAATCAGCCGAAACCAGATGAAACGGCGCTTGTTTCATGTAGCGTTCGAGACAGGCGGTCACGGCGAAACCAGTATCGGCATTGTTTCCGAAGATCGAGGTGAATGCGCCGTGAGAGTTGAATCCCCAGCGGCGGCAGCGTTCGATCATCTGTCTTTGCCATGCGGCAAGATCGTAAGAACCGAATTTGCGGATGTAGTTCGCAAGGTAAAACGAAACTGTCACATCGGTGCGCGCCGGTTTGAAAATACCCTCCGCTTCCGGGATCCACTCGTAAATATTTTCGCGCCCTTTGAAACGGGTGAACTCGTTTCCGGGCTGGGTGACGCTCATGCCGATGTGGAAATAGAGATTCCCTTCCGGCTCGACAAGAACGATCCGTCCACCGAGCTTATCGACTTTTTCCAGATGGAAAAAACCGGTCGCAGTCAAACCGTATTTTTCGCGCGAACCGGGTAAACCGCCCCAGAAGGTGCGTTCCGGCAACGGAAACGATGCGTAATACGCCTCATCTGCCGCGATATCCGCCTTGAGCTGTGCGTCGGATGTGACCTTTTCCGGAAAGTTCAAATGGGTGAATTGTCCGTAACGGTCAATCTGCACTTTCGACGGCTCACTTCCGTACGCAAACAAAATAAACAGAGACACACATGTACCGAAAAATGTTTTCATGATTTTTTCTGATTATTTTACAAATTTAAAAGTCTTGATCTGATAAGGAGTTATATTAAAATCAAATATATTTTCTTTCAGCAGAACCGGTGTTGCGCCCTCTTCGACCGAGTTACATTCGACAACCTCGTGAACCGGAAACGCGCAATGAAGTTTTACATTGCCGCGGCCGCCGTTTGCCTCGTAGATGCGGACGATGAAGCCGTTGCCGTCCTCGGCCGGTTTGACGGTCTGCACCACAGCGCCGTCATATCCCGATAGAGAGAGGAACGAAGCACTTTCGGAAACCGCATCAGCCGGAAGTTTGCCGACGGTCATCGGCGTATTGAACTCCCAGCCGCGCCGGACGATTTCCGCCGCCGCCCAGTCGCCGCCGTGCGGCACGAGTGAGCAGCTCATTTCGTGATAACCGTAATCCGCCACCGGATCAGGGTGAATCGTGCCGCGCAACAAGCTCAAGCGCAACGTGTTTTCCAGCACGTCGCATCCGAAACGCGAATCGTTGATGAGAGTAATGCCGTAATTGCTTTCCGAAAGATCCGCCCAGCGCTGAATCGGAATCTCGAATTTTTGCTGATCGAGCAATGTGTTGCGGTGCGTGGCGCGTTCAAATGCGCCGAACTGTACTTCACACGTCGCACGGGTCGTGCGGATTTCCAGCGGAAACGCGATCTTGAGAAGCGTATTGCGCACCTGCCAATCAACGCGCATGGCGAAATCCAGCCGTTTACTGTTGCGATAGAAAATAATATCCTGCTCGAAACGGCTTGCGCGATAGGTGCGAACCACCCGGATCACACCGCGGCAGGCTCCGGATTCGACCACCGACACATGAAC
This genomic interval carries:
- a CDS encoding sugar-binding protein yields the protein MQIDRYGQFTHLNFPEKVTSDAQLKADIAADEAYYASFPLPERTFWGGLPGSREKYGLTATGFFHLEKVDKLGGRIVLVEPEGNLYFHIGMSVTQPGNEFTRFKGRENIYEWIPEAEGIFKPARTDVTVSFYLANYIRKFGSYDLAAWQRQMIERCRRWGFNSHGAFTSIFGNNADTGFAVTACLERYMKQAPFHLVSADFIDPFDPYNAGLLEKVFAQKMKKYIGKPELIGYYTENERFYSSVITDLLASEKSSPAKERFVSLMRDRYKNDIAAFNRNWQSSFASFDEVAAASLAANTPAANSDAAAFEEVFFDAFYKLLAGTLKKIDPDHLFLGERMLIGQTYNSAVIKAMGKYCDIFSINYYTDEFSHDEIKRLAELSGRPLLLSEWSYGSPEQGLFGVRNVENQEERGKAYSRYAENAAASPYVIGHQYFALLDESNTGRGWEDFNGERFNLGFVNVCDRPYKTFITHAAKSNNLTYDLIEGKATPPELSQAKAIRAEKYVLTVGKVKPGAKIDGNRAKYPGRPGEVLRRSVDGKTGNTADFICGWDENYLYILYTVPDTTPATNNHKRHVCLGDGIELFFGTDLTSTGRMQPGDRQLLVRATPGNDPGYLWCVNGATLHKAQVPLRLCRVSADGKSWSMELAVPWKELGIKPEAGVRLRFDTAVVLSTAQNDERGDKLVWNGLEENYCCRDFWGQMVLEN
- a CDS encoding sugar-binding protein → MKKALLLFGISAFAAVLSSAEFQIDRFGQFVDLEFPEKVRSEEELKADMAKDKAYYDSFPIPERTFYGSLPGSREKYGLTATGFFHLEKVAALNGRIMLVDPEGNLYFHLGVCSSMPGNEFTPVKGREELYEWLPTADSKFKQARWGNSVSFYLANWIRKHGSYDEVAWQKEIVTRLRHLGFNAFGEFTQVFEGNDKLGFAFTKCLEHYWKKGFALVGNDRHIDPFAPQNAELLEKEFAARTKSFLKNPALIGYYTENEVNYPQVMQQLLENTGNIPAKKKMSEWMKQRYNSKIAQFNKNWETSFADFSAIATTVLKARTPEAKQDLEAFEEFYWDAYFALISKTLKKVDPDHLYLGERILPHLIRYDRVIRAMGKHCDIFSANYYTNGYLPKEVAHMTAVSAKPVMLSEWSFGSPEQGLFGVRNVKNQQERAAQYRRYVENAAATPGVVGVQWFCLLDESNTGRGWSSFYEERFNTGLFNICDRPYKVLTDAAAQANNKVYDLIERKLRPVAAPPYKILYAGDRVVKVGKVRNALPLNGDEKKYAAFSKEPLYVSLLTQEHTKKGWGEFRFGWDEKFFYCHVYMPDNSPAKPQKRCPIDGDDSIEIFLGANPAIPGRMQPGDRQLLIRADVGKTPEFAWRNYGRPVKSNTRPLSFCKTVERNNKKGFVMEVAIPWEEIGFDPASGKKIAFDLIVNAGHGSRLSERLVYNGIAENELRRDIWATGILAE